One window of Siniperca chuatsi isolate FFG_IHB_CAS linkage group LG15, ASM2008510v1, whole genome shotgun sequence genomic DNA carries:
- the usp40 gene encoding ubiquitin carboxyl-terminal hydrolase 40 isoform X2 produces MFGNLFEEEEEEGFSSTSSRGRAAKGGDEPPPPRGRSNLCGIKNQGGTCYLNSLLQTLLFTPEFREELFSLGPEELGCLEDKEKPGAEVRVIPLELQRLFASLLLVDQQSASTADLTNSFGWNSSEGTNQHDVQELNRILFSALEHSLVGTTGSTFIHRLYHGTIVNSIVCKECGNVSQRQEDFLDLTLCVCGVSSLEEALWNMFVEEELFEGNNLYRCAQCDRLVTAAKSAKLSKLPPFMTMSLLRFSFDFAKCERYKETGRYSFPFTINLRPFCEQTDAEDSDYSYELFSVIIHKGGCYGGHYHVYIRDIDQLGQWEPPEKESKPKTKKKVKEEVKEVCEPKLKEDDPLSVLTAIIAEEPSKSVLLDQLGQKLMDKIGSPWSKKFRKHCGPIGKFLQSHNDVFMLVSNGTRVALKANPPSPVTEPPSPAEQTTISDPSTPSHPRAAEQQPEPEQEGSHWFDLNDSTVTSIRESDIEKQFQGKESAYMLFYRKTQLHRPSEALNNPQFKVPLHLIQMAQEENIKLQQMREEFEATNNTVELRLHLAPSYRLDNGALQPVSKEQNGSTTLSFDCRKTVGDLRLAIYQMQELWEGDMALTVAKSLPAGLHLYNTVTDDSVSLYSAGIHTNSDLFVWNGREVCGATVLTGAEWEPVLLTVVRPFLGEDGDQEVEDGVECEEGKGGFENGGSGLKREARGFAGGSTLGEVREALGEPKESLLCQVHKRGKRGEQGAGEGGGASGWRLFPPDDMQRTLKELSLKDGDALLVLEPQSFDSSVFTLNGDVVTVTTPSDCRWLQVEFRPHEEGEKEDERRKIKVPATGNMLLCEVKQRAIEELQLQEQLPGAQYCLRQVDCTGKLLPPVCEELSVRDAGVRLMTTLTLCPGNAPKASQLFLHFSVGMVPSAGMEMDIIVENTCTVKECLKSMLDAVGLDGTCWHLRRLDWCEEVGEPLMDEDASLSELKISNGDTLVVTEGQLPPKGFLKLSVWLYLDPRNDSAVSMETDFNQTDNGHTEEQMLEFVTAGETRSHSPPLCAGNMAELRSVGQVEISDEATLEDLKTQVMTLPALQDVCMPTTAFMRVWQLEGRRLARILRGQQLTLRKLKLTNGTDLSVQPLLKEEDLGPKEVLLNVKMRVPGERCYYPPEELVWDASRDSSPRSLRTCLAAHYGLSPDSLLLAKHQPDKHTWEEISNWSRQVSKKKKKKKAESLLGAPFHLKDGDTIGIKNLLIDNNREFLTLDDEQGQQRLRRQAEQRRKGGQAAGSDGVGPQKNTGPTKSRKPEVALSINVGVFR; encoded by the exons ATGTTTGGGAATCTTttcgaggaagaggaggaggaaggtttCTCTTCGACTTCCTCCAGGGGGAGAGCTGCAAAGGGGGGAGACGAGCCACCTCCGCCCCGAGGAAGAAGCAATCTGTGCGGCATCAAGAACCAGGGGGGCACCTGCTACCTCAACTCTCTGCTCCAGACCCTGCTGTTCACCCCAGAGTTCAGAG agGAGCTGTTCAGTTTGGGGCCAGAGGAATTAGGATGCCTGGAAGACAAAGAGAAACCAGGGGCCGAA GTCAGAGTGATCCcactggagctgcagagactgttTGCCAGTCTGCTGCTGGTGGACCAGCAGAGCGCCTCCACCGCCGACCTCACCAACAGTTTTGGCTGGAACAGCAGCGAG GGAACAAATCAGCACGATGTACAGGAGCTGAACAGGATTTTGTTCAGTGCGTTGGAGCACTCTCTTGTGGGCACCACTGGTAGTACATTTATACACCGGCTGTATCATGGGACCATTGTCAACAGCATTGTCTGCAAGGAGTGTGGTAACGTCAGCCAGAGACAG GAAGACTTCCTGGACCtgacattgtgtgtttgtggcgtGTCGAGCCTGGAGGAGGCTTTGTGGAACATGTTTGTGGAGGAAGAGTTGTTTGAGGGCAATAACCTGTACCGCTGTGCACAGTGTGACAGGCTGGTCACTGCTGCTAAG TCTGCCAAGCTGAGCAAGCTCCCTCCATTCATGACCATGTCTTTGCTGAGATTCAGCTTTGATTTTGCCAAATGTGAGCGATACAAGGAGACGGGACGCTACAGTTTCCCCTTCACCATCAACCTACGGCCATTTTGTGAACAG ACTGATGCAGAGGACTCTGATTACTCCTACGAGCTGTTCTCTGTGATTATCCACAAGGGCGGCTGCTATGGTGGCCATTACCATGTTTATATCAGGGACATTGACCAGCTCGGCCAATGGGAGCCACCg GAGAAGGAAAGTAAACCCAAGACTAAGAAGAAAGTCAAGGAGGAGGTCAAGGAAGTGTGTGAGCCAAAACTAAAAGAAGATGACCCTTTGTCTGTCCTCACTGCTATTATTGCCGAG GAGCCATCAAAGAGTGTCCTATTGGACCAGCTGGGACAGAAACTTATGGATAAGATTGGTTCACCCTGGAGCAAAAAGTTCAGAAAACACTGTGGTCCCATAGGAAag TTCCTGCAGTCCCACAATGATGTTTTCATGTTGGTGTCCAATGGTACTCGAGTGGCACTGAAGGCAAACCCACCAAGCCCTGTGACTGAGCCCCCCAGCCCAGCAGAGCAGACCACAATCTCTGATCCTTCAACACCTTCACACCCCAGAGCTGCTGAACAACAGCCAGAGCCTGAACAAGAG ggtaGCCACTGGTTTGACCTTAACGACTCCACGGTGACCTCCATCAGGGAGTCTGACATAGAGAAGCAGTTCCAGGGCAAAGAGAGTGCATACATGCTGTtctacagaaaaacacagctgcACAGGCCCAGTGAAG CTCTGAACAATCCTCAATTCAAAGTACCTCTTCACCTCATCCAGATGGCTCAGGAGGAAAATATCAAACTGCAACAAATGCg TGAGGAGTTTGAAGCCACTAATAACACTGTGGAGTTGCGTCTCCACCTGGCACCCAGTTATAGGCTAGATAATGGAGCCCTGCAACCAGTCAGCAAAGAGCAGAACGGGAGCACCACTCTGAGTTTCGACTGTAGAAAGACTGTGGGAGATCTTCGATTAGCTATTTATCAG ATGCAGGAACTCTGGGAAGGGGATATGGCTCTGACTGTGGCCAAGAGTCTTCCTGCAGGTCTACATCTCTACAATACTGTTACAG ATGACAGTGTCTCCCTCTACAGTGCAGGCATTCACACAAACTCTGATCTGTTTGTGTGGAACGGCAGAGAG GTGTGCGGTGCGACTGTCCTAACTGGAGCCGAGTGGGAGCCAGTGCTGCTGACCGTAGTCCGTCCCTTTTTGGGGGAAGATGGGGATCAGGAAGTGGAGGATGGGGTGGAGTGTGAGGAGGGAAAAGGAGGTTTTGAAAATGGGGGGTCGGGGCTTAAAAGGGAAGCGAGAGGGTTTGCAGGTGGTTCGACTCTTGGGGAGGTGAGGGAGGCACTGGGGGAGCCTAAGGAGAGTCTGCTTTGCCAGGTGCATAAGAGAGGAAAGCGAGGAGAGCAGGGggcaggagagggaggaggggcaaGTGGCTGGAGGTTGTTCCCCCCCGATGACATGCAACGGACGCTAAAGGAGCTGTCGCTGAAAGACGGAGACGCGCTGTTGGTGCTGGAGCCACAGTCATTCGACAGCAG CGTGTTCACTCTCAACGGAGACGTCGTCACTGTGACTACACCGTCTGACTGCCGCTGGCTTCAGGTGGAGTTTCGACCACATGAAGAAGGGGAGAAagaagatgagaggaggaagatcAAGGTTCCAGCTACAGGAAATATG CTGCTATGTGAGGTGAAACAGCGGGCCATAGAGGAGCTGCAGCTACAGGAGCAACTCCCAG GTGCACAGTACTGTCTGAGACAGGTGGACTGCACAGGGAAACTCCTTCCTCCAG TGTGTGAGGAGTTGAGTGTTCGGGATGCAGGGGTGCGACTCATGACCACACTGACTCTCTGTCCGGGAAATGCCCCCAAGGCATCACAG CTTTTCTTGCACTTCTCTGTGGGGATGGTGCCCTCTGCTGGCATGGAGATGGACATTATTGTGGAGAATACCTGTACTGTCAAAGAG TGTCTAAAGTCAATGCTGGATGCTGTTGGACTTGATG GCACCTGCTGGCACTTGAGGAGACTCGATTGGTGTGAAGAGGTTGGAGAGCCACTCATGGATGAG gATGCTTCTCTGTCAGAGCTGAAGATAAGCAATGGAGACACTTTAGTCGTCACAGAAGGACAACTTCCTCCAAAG GGTTTTCTCAAGCTATCTGTTTGGCTGTATCTGGATCCCAGAAACGACTCAGCGGTTTCCATGGAAActgattttaatcaaactgaCAATGGCCACACTGAGGAGCAAATGCTGGAGTTTGTGACTGCAGGTGAAACGCGCAGTCACTCACCTCCTCTGTGTGCCGGCAACATGGCAGAGCTGAGAAGTGTAGGACAGGTGGAGATATCAGACGAGGCCACCCTGGAGGATCTCAAGACTCAG GTGATGACGCTGCCTGCCCTTCAGGATGTGTGTATGCCAACCACTGCGTTCATGCGTGTGTGGCAGCTTGAGGGACGGAGGTTGGCACGTATCCTCAGAGGACAACAACTCACACTCAG GAAATTGAAGCTGACCAATGGTACAGACCTTAGTGTGCAACCGCTACTAAAAGAGGAAGATCTTGG GCCTAAGGAGGTGTTGCTGAATGTTAAAATGAGAGTACCAGGGGAGAGATGTTACTACCCTCCAGAGGAGCTGGTTTGGGATGCATCTCGTGACTCTTCCCCTCGCTCTCTACGCACTTGTCTGGCTGCACACTATGGCCTCTCCCCTGACTCTCTGCTGTTGGCCAAACACCAGCCAGACAAACACACCTGGGAAGAAATCTCAAACTGG AGCCGGCAGGtttccaaaaagaaaaagaagaaaaaggcaGAATCACTACTGGGAGCACCATTTCACCTCAAAGATGGCGACACAATCGGCATCAAG AATCTTTTGATCGACAACAACAGGGAGTTCCTCACCCTGGATGATGAGCAGGGCCAGCAGAGGCTCAGAAGGCAAGCAGAGCAACGCAGGAAAGG AGGGCAGGCTGCAGGCTCTGATGGTGTTGGACCACAGAAGAATACTGGACCAACCAAATCCAGGAAACCAGAGGTGGCGTTGTCAATCAATGTTGGGGTATTCAGATAG
- the usp40 gene encoding ubiquitin carboxyl-terminal hydrolase 40 isoform X1 — MFGNLFEEEEEEGFSSTSSRGRAAKGGDEPPPPRGRSNLCGIKNQGGTCYLNSLLQTLLFTPEFREELFSLGPEELGCLEDKEKPGAEVRVIPLELQRLFASLLLVDQQSASTADLTNSFGWNSSEGTNQHDVQELNRILFSALEHSLVGTTGSTFIHRLYHGTIVNSIVCKECGNVSQRQEDFLDLTLCVCGVSSLEEALWNMFVEEELFEGNNLYRCAQCDRLVTAAKSAKLSKLPPFMTMSLLRFSFDFAKCERYKETGRYSFPFTINLRPFCEQTDAEDSDYSYELFSVIIHKGGCYGGHYHVYIRDIDQLGQWEPPEKESKPKTKKKVKEEVKEVCEPKLKEDDPLSVLTAIIAEEPSKSVLLDQLGQKLMDKIGSPWSKKFRKHCGPIGKFLQSHNDVFMLVSNGTRVALKANPPSPVTEPPSPAEQTTISDPSTPSHPRAAEQQPEPEQEQGSHWFDLNDSTVTSIRESDIEKQFQGKESAYMLFYRKTQLHRPSEALNNPQFKVPLHLIQMAQEENIKLQQMREEFEATNNTVELRLHLAPSYRLDNGALQPVSKEQNGSTTLSFDCRKTVGDLRLAIYQMQELWEGDMALTVAKSLPAGLHLYNTVTDDSVSLYSAGIHTNSDLFVWNGREVCGATVLTGAEWEPVLLTVVRPFLGEDGDQEVEDGVECEEGKGGFENGGSGLKREARGFAGGSTLGEVREALGEPKESLLCQVHKRGKRGEQGAGEGGGASGWRLFPPDDMQRTLKELSLKDGDALLVLEPQSFDSSVFTLNGDVVTVTTPSDCRWLQVEFRPHEEGEKEDERRKIKVPATGNMLLCEVKQRAIEELQLQEQLPGAQYCLRQVDCTGKLLPPVCEELSVRDAGVRLMTTLTLCPGNAPKASQLFLHFSVGMVPSAGMEMDIIVENTCTVKECLKSMLDAVGLDGTCWHLRRLDWCEEVGEPLMDEDASLSELKISNGDTLVVTEGQLPPKGFLKLSVWLYLDPRNDSAVSMETDFNQTDNGHTEEQMLEFVTAGETRSHSPPLCAGNMAELRSVGQVEISDEATLEDLKTQVMTLPALQDVCMPTTAFMRVWQLEGRRLARILRGQQLTLRKLKLTNGTDLSVQPLLKEEDLGPKEVLLNVKMRVPGERCYYPPEELVWDASRDSSPRSLRTCLAAHYGLSPDSLLLAKHQPDKHTWEEISNWSRQVSKKKKKKKAESLLGAPFHLKDGDTIGIKNLLIDNNREFLTLDDEQGQQRLRRQAEQRRKGGQAAGSDGVGPQKNTGPTKSRKPEVALSINVGVFR; from the exons ATGTTTGGGAATCTTttcgaggaagaggaggaggaaggtttCTCTTCGACTTCCTCCAGGGGGAGAGCTGCAAAGGGGGGAGACGAGCCACCTCCGCCCCGAGGAAGAAGCAATCTGTGCGGCATCAAGAACCAGGGGGGCACCTGCTACCTCAACTCTCTGCTCCAGACCCTGCTGTTCACCCCAGAGTTCAGAG agGAGCTGTTCAGTTTGGGGCCAGAGGAATTAGGATGCCTGGAAGACAAAGAGAAACCAGGGGCCGAA GTCAGAGTGATCCcactggagctgcagagactgttTGCCAGTCTGCTGCTGGTGGACCAGCAGAGCGCCTCCACCGCCGACCTCACCAACAGTTTTGGCTGGAACAGCAGCGAG GGAACAAATCAGCACGATGTACAGGAGCTGAACAGGATTTTGTTCAGTGCGTTGGAGCACTCTCTTGTGGGCACCACTGGTAGTACATTTATACACCGGCTGTATCATGGGACCATTGTCAACAGCATTGTCTGCAAGGAGTGTGGTAACGTCAGCCAGAGACAG GAAGACTTCCTGGACCtgacattgtgtgtttgtggcgtGTCGAGCCTGGAGGAGGCTTTGTGGAACATGTTTGTGGAGGAAGAGTTGTTTGAGGGCAATAACCTGTACCGCTGTGCACAGTGTGACAGGCTGGTCACTGCTGCTAAG TCTGCCAAGCTGAGCAAGCTCCCTCCATTCATGACCATGTCTTTGCTGAGATTCAGCTTTGATTTTGCCAAATGTGAGCGATACAAGGAGACGGGACGCTACAGTTTCCCCTTCACCATCAACCTACGGCCATTTTGTGAACAG ACTGATGCAGAGGACTCTGATTACTCCTACGAGCTGTTCTCTGTGATTATCCACAAGGGCGGCTGCTATGGTGGCCATTACCATGTTTATATCAGGGACATTGACCAGCTCGGCCAATGGGAGCCACCg GAGAAGGAAAGTAAACCCAAGACTAAGAAGAAAGTCAAGGAGGAGGTCAAGGAAGTGTGTGAGCCAAAACTAAAAGAAGATGACCCTTTGTCTGTCCTCACTGCTATTATTGCCGAG GAGCCATCAAAGAGTGTCCTATTGGACCAGCTGGGACAGAAACTTATGGATAAGATTGGTTCACCCTGGAGCAAAAAGTTCAGAAAACACTGTGGTCCCATAGGAAag TTCCTGCAGTCCCACAATGATGTTTTCATGTTGGTGTCCAATGGTACTCGAGTGGCACTGAAGGCAAACCCACCAAGCCCTGTGACTGAGCCCCCCAGCCCAGCAGAGCAGACCACAATCTCTGATCCTTCAACACCTTCACACCCCAGAGCTGCTGAACAACAGCCAGAGCCTGAACAAGAG cagggtaGCCACTGGTTTGACCTTAACGACTCCACGGTGACCTCCATCAGGGAGTCTGACATAGAGAAGCAGTTCCAGGGCAAAGAGAGTGCATACATGCTGTtctacagaaaaacacagctgcACAGGCCCAGTGAAG CTCTGAACAATCCTCAATTCAAAGTACCTCTTCACCTCATCCAGATGGCTCAGGAGGAAAATATCAAACTGCAACAAATGCg TGAGGAGTTTGAAGCCACTAATAACACTGTGGAGTTGCGTCTCCACCTGGCACCCAGTTATAGGCTAGATAATGGAGCCCTGCAACCAGTCAGCAAAGAGCAGAACGGGAGCACCACTCTGAGTTTCGACTGTAGAAAGACTGTGGGAGATCTTCGATTAGCTATTTATCAG ATGCAGGAACTCTGGGAAGGGGATATGGCTCTGACTGTGGCCAAGAGTCTTCCTGCAGGTCTACATCTCTACAATACTGTTACAG ATGACAGTGTCTCCCTCTACAGTGCAGGCATTCACACAAACTCTGATCTGTTTGTGTGGAACGGCAGAGAG GTGTGCGGTGCGACTGTCCTAACTGGAGCCGAGTGGGAGCCAGTGCTGCTGACCGTAGTCCGTCCCTTTTTGGGGGAAGATGGGGATCAGGAAGTGGAGGATGGGGTGGAGTGTGAGGAGGGAAAAGGAGGTTTTGAAAATGGGGGGTCGGGGCTTAAAAGGGAAGCGAGAGGGTTTGCAGGTGGTTCGACTCTTGGGGAGGTGAGGGAGGCACTGGGGGAGCCTAAGGAGAGTCTGCTTTGCCAGGTGCATAAGAGAGGAAAGCGAGGAGAGCAGGGggcaggagagggaggaggggcaaGTGGCTGGAGGTTGTTCCCCCCCGATGACATGCAACGGACGCTAAAGGAGCTGTCGCTGAAAGACGGAGACGCGCTGTTGGTGCTGGAGCCACAGTCATTCGACAGCAG CGTGTTCACTCTCAACGGAGACGTCGTCACTGTGACTACACCGTCTGACTGCCGCTGGCTTCAGGTGGAGTTTCGACCACATGAAGAAGGGGAGAAagaagatgagaggaggaagatcAAGGTTCCAGCTACAGGAAATATG CTGCTATGTGAGGTGAAACAGCGGGCCATAGAGGAGCTGCAGCTACAGGAGCAACTCCCAG GTGCACAGTACTGTCTGAGACAGGTGGACTGCACAGGGAAACTCCTTCCTCCAG TGTGTGAGGAGTTGAGTGTTCGGGATGCAGGGGTGCGACTCATGACCACACTGACTCTCTGTCCGGGAAATGCCCCCAAGGCATCACAG CTTTTCTTGCACTTCTCTGTGGGGATGGTGCCCTCTGCTGGCATGGAGATGGACATTATTGTGGAGAATACCTGTACTGTCAAAGAG TGTCTAAAGTCAATGCTGGATGCTGTTGGACTTGATG GCACCTGCTGGCACTTGAGGAGACTCGATTGGTGTGAAGAGGTTGGAGAGCCACTCATGGATGAG gATGCTTCTCTGTCAGAGCTGAAGATAAGCAATGGAGACACTTTAGTCGTCACAGAAGGACAACTTCCTCCAAAG GGTTTTCTCAAGCTATCTGTTTGGCTGTATCTGGATCCCAGAAACGACTCAGCGGTTTCCATGGAAActgattttaatcaaactgaCAATGGCCACACTGAGGAGCAAATGCTGGAGTTTGTGACTGCAGGTGAAACGCGCAGTCACTCACCTCCTCTGTGTGCCGGCAACATGGCAGAGCTGAGAAGTGTAGGACAGGTGGAGATATCAGACGAGGCCACCCTGGAGGATCTCAAGACTCAG GTGATGACGCTGCCTGCCCTTCAGGATGTGTGTATGCCAACCACTGCGTTCATGCGTGTGTGGCAGCTTGAGGGACGGAGGTTGGCACGTATCCTCAGAGGACAACAACTCACACTCAG GAAATTGAAGCTGACCAATGGTACAGACCTTAGTGTGCAACCGCTACTAAAAGAGGAAGATCTTGG GCCTAAGGAGGTGTTGCTGAATGTTAAAATGAGAGTACCAGGGGAGAGATGTTACTACCCTCCAGAGGAGCTGGTTTGGGATGCATCTCGTGACTCTTCCCCTCGCTCTCTACGCACTTGTCTGGCTGCACACTATGGCCTCTCCCCTGACTCTCTGCTGTTGGCCAAACACCAGCCAGACAAACACACCTGGGAAGAAATCTCAAACTGG AGCCGGCAGGtttccaaaaagaaaaagaagaaaaaggcaGAATCACTACTGGGAGCACCATTTCACCTCAAAGATGGCGACACAATCGGCATCAAG AATCTTTTGATCGACAACAACAGGGAGTTCCTCACCCTGGATGATGAGCAGGGCCAGCAGAGGCTCAGAAGGCAAGCAGAGCAACGCAGGAAAGG AGGGCAGGCTGCAGGCTCTGATGGTGTTGGACCACAGAAGAATACTGGACCAACCAAATCCAGGAAACCAGAGGTGGCGTTGTCAATCAATGTTGGGGTATTCAGATAG